CTTGAACTGCACGCCGTACTGGTTTTCAGCTTTATCGTAATACTTGTCGAAATCCTTGCCGAAAGCCCTTATATCCATATAGAAAATTGTGGCTTCCAGTTCTTTGCTGTGCTCCTTCGCGATGATTGACTGCTTTATGGCGAACATGCAGCAGGCTGATGAGCAATAGTTTCTGTTGATGCCTATGTCCCTTGAACCCACACACTGGATGAACGCCAGCCTCTTCGGAGGTTTGCCGTCAGAAGCCTTCTCAACATGCCCTCCGAAAGGTCCGGATGCGGACAGCATACGTTCAAATTCAAGGGAGGTGACAACGTTACTGAAGCGATGATATCCGAATTGGCCGAAGCCGATAGGATCAAAAGGATCAATACCAGTAGCGAGAATAACAGCTCCTACATTAAGTTCAATTTCTCTGTCTGTGTCTTCATAATTAATAGCGCCGGTAGGACAGACCTTGGAGCAGAGTTTGCACACACCCTTTGTAAGGTAAAGACAATGTTCCTTGTTTATTGTGTATTCAGATGGAATGCTCTGGAGGAAGTACCGCGAAATGGCTTTTGTCTTCCGGAGACCCACATCGAATTCATCTTCTATCTTAACCGGACATTTTTCCTCGCAGAGACCACAGGCAACACATTTTACCGGGTCAACATATTTGGCCCGTTCGATTACGCTGCAGATGAAATCACCCGGTGTGCCGGAAATATTTTTAAGATTCGACATGATATGCAGAGTGATAAGAGGATGTCTTACGCATTCGCTCATTTTCGGCGCAAGAATGCACATCGAGCAGTCGTTGGTTGGGAATGTCTTATCCAGCTGAGGCATTCTGCCGCCTATGGTGGGTGTATCCTCGACCAGGTGGACCTCAACACCCATTTCCGCAAGGTCCAGTGATGCCTGTATTCCGGCAATCCCCGCGCCCAGAACAAGAACCGAGTTCTTTTTGTTCTTCACAGAAATATGCTCTTCCTTGTTGGGTTCTCTCCGAGTTTCATTATCTCCTCTGTGTATTCATT
This Candidatus Aegiribacteria sp. DNA region includes the following protein-coding sequences:
- a CDS encoding FAD-dependent oxidoreductase, translated to MKNKKNSVLVLGAGIAGIQASLDLAEMGVEVHLVEDTPTIGGRMPQLDKTFPTNDCSMCILAPKMSECVRHPLITLHIMSNLKNISGTPGDFICSVIERAKYVDPVKCVACGLCEEKCPVKIEDEFDVGLRKTKAISRYFLQSIPSEYTINKEHCLYLTKGVCKLCSKVCPTGAINYEDTDREIELNVGAVILATGIDPFDPIGFGQFGYHRFSNVVTSLEFERMLSASGPFGGHVEKASDGKPPKRLAFIQCVGSRDIGINRNYCSSACCMFAIKQSIIAKEHSKELEATIFYMDIRAFGKDFDKYYDKAENQYGVQFK